One window from the genome of Cryptomeria japonica chromosome 6, Sugi_1.0, whole genome shotgun sequence encodes:
- the LOC131064215 gene encoding uncharacterized protein LOC131064215 isoform X1: MQRRFAFTEQKPQQMMSFLQTFTQNPNLFSETLQKRHLDVAKKRRLLRMPHKEEQKKIRTELGLECSRTNSLTSPNGFLDLGMSSNSFIKDGFEDCVPLIDSETRAGLISKELMGTCSLGNQSSEKCIDKADFEVVVGFAKDFVGLSGLDDMISWDQEDRCCSNGV, encoded by the exons ATGCAGAGACGCTTCGCCTTCACAGAGCAAAAACCTCAGCAGATGATGTCGTTCCTCCAAACATTTACTCAAAATCCAAATTTATTCTCTGAGACGCTTCAAAAGAGGCATCTTGATGTTGCTAAAAAGAGGAGATTGTTGCGAATGCCACATAAGGAGGAGCAGAAAAAAATTAGGACTGAATTGGGCTTGGAGTGTTCTAGAACAAATTCTTTGACTTCACCAAATGGGTTTCTAGATCTTGGGATGAGTAGCAATTCATTTATTAAAGATGGGTTTGAAGATTGTGTGCCTCTGATAGATTCTGAGACCAGGGCTGGACTGATATCTAAGGAGTTAATGGGTACTTGTTCACTTGGAAATCAGAGCTCAGAGAAGTGTATTGACAAGGCTGATTTTGAGGTGGTTGTGGGTTTTGCCAAGGATTTTGTGGGTTTGAGTGGTCTGGATGACATGATTTCATGGGATCAG GAGGACCGTTGTTGCTCCAATGGAGTATAA
- the LOC131064215 gene encoding uncharacterized protein LOC131064215 isoform X2, giving the protein MQRRFAFTEQKPQQMMSFLQTFTQNPNLFSETLQKRHLDVAKKRRLLRMPHKEEQKKIRTELGLECSRTNSLTSPNGFLDLGMSSNSFIKDGFEDCVPLIDSETRAGLISKELMGTCSLGNQSSEKCIDKADFEVVVGFAKDFVGLSGLDDMISWDQ; this is encoded by the exons ATGCAGAGACGCTTCGCCTTCACAGAGCAAAAACCTCAGCAGATGATGTCGTTCCTCCAAACATTTACTCAAAATCCAAATTTATTCTCTGAGACGCTTCAAAAGAGGCATCTTGATGTTGCTAAAAAGAGGAGATTGTTGCGAATGCCACATAAGGAGGAGCAGAAAAAAATTAGGACTGAATTGGGCTTGGAGTGTTCTAGAACAAATTCTTTGACTTCACCAAATGGGTTTCTAGATCTTGGGATGAGTAGCAATTCATTTATTAAAGATGGGTTTGAAGATTGTGTGCCTCTGATAGATTCTGAGACCAGGGCTGGACTGATATCTAAGGAGTTAATGGGTACTTGTTCACTTGGAAATCAGAGCTCAGAGAAGTGTATTGACAAGGCTGATTTTGAGGTGGTTGTGGGTTTTGCCAAGGATTTTGTGGGTTTGAGTGGTCTGGATGACATGATTTCATGGGATCAG TGA